The following proteins are encoded in a genomic region of Populus nigra chromosome 16, ddPopNigr1.1, whole genome shotgun sequence:
- the LOC133675806 gene encoding RING-H2 finger protein ATL46-like, translating to MCRFLFEVKQKDGFAIYPPPVSPPSSVSSPYNGLNYEKESTPPSSSLNRISPVLLLVIGVLAVIFFLSGLLHLLVRFLLKRASFSPIYHSNRFPETSGSHSIQRQLQQLFRLHDSGLDQAFVDALPVFYYKDIMGSKEPFDCAVCLCEFSGQERLRLLPLCSHAFHIDCIDTWLLSNSTCPLCRGTLLGSSFHMENPLFNFDLSRELSNGFSSEGESGSSNCQKSVTIVEDKGVGEKRVFSVRLGKFKSLNGGEGSGQKQHGETSRSNLDARRCYSLGTVQYVEGGSSLQVAMSPGNLNCRGRDKGCPSIDGDLEDKKIRGRTGGDSFSVSKIWLWSKKSKFPTSSTTHMDMSSSTSLAVSLPINANRTRTVRDI from the coding sequence ATGTGCAGATTTCTATTTGAAGTCAAACAAAAAGATGGCTTTGCAATATATCCACCTCCTGTATCACCTCCCTCATCTGTCTCGTCTCCATACAATGGTCTCAACTATGAAAAAGAATCAACCCCGCCATCATCTTCTCTTAACAGAATTAGTCCCGTGCTTCTTTTGGTTATAGGAGTCCTTgctgttattttctttctttctggtcTTCTTCATTTGCTTGTTAGATTCCTCCTGAAGAGGGCATCTTTTTCCCCAATTTATCATTCCAATAGGTTCCCAGAAACCTCAGGGTCACATTCTATTCAAAGACAGCTTCAACAGCTGTTTCGCCTGCATGATTCAGGTCTAGACCAAGCTTTCGTTGATGCTCTACCTGTGTTTTACTACAAAGATATCATGGGTTCAAAGGAGCCATTTGACTGTGCAGTTTGTCTCTGCGAGTTCTCAGGCCAAGAAAGGCTCAGGTTGCTTCCTCTATGTAGCCACGCTTTTCACATTGACTGCATAGATACCTGGCTTCTCTCAAACTCAACGTGCCCTCTATGTAGAGGGACCCTTTTGGGCTCTAGTTTTCACATGGAAAATCCGCTGTTCAATTTCGATCTCTCAAGGGAATTATCAAATGGATTCTCTAGTGAAGGAGAGAGTGGATCTTCCAATTGTCAAAAATCAGTTACTATTGTGGAGGACAAAGGTGTTGGTGAAAAGAGGGTATTTTCAGTGAGACTGGGCAAGTTTAAAAGCTTGAATGGTGGAGAAGGCAGTGGACAGAAACAACATGGAGAGACCAGCAGGTCTAATTTGGATGCTAGAAGATGTTACTCACTGGGAACAGTTCAGTATGTGGAAGGTGGATCAAGTTTGCAAGTGGCCATGTCTCCTGGTAACCTTAATTGCAGAGGAAGAGATAAAGGATGCCCTTCAATTGATGGGGATTTGGAAGATAAGAAAATCAGAGGAAGGACAGGAGGTGATAGCTTCTCAGTTTCCAAGATTTGGCTTTGGTCTAAGAAGAGCAAATTCCCAACTTCTTCAACTACTCACATGGATATGTCTTCTTCTACTTCCCTTGCTGTTAGTTTACCAATCAATGCTAATAGAACTCGAACTGTAAGAGATATATAA